Proteins encoded in a region of the Deltaproteobacteria bacterium genome:
- a CDS encoding glycosyltransferase family 4 protein produces MPLRRRQKAPNCTTTLAGETCSESEGFEEELDLPVQSLRQYEELLPWLTDGEPLLQYGADDFDDSIDEPAESGLTKSSLLPMRIAQVVHGLPPEALGGTETYVAHLAYALAHQGHAVGVFTRVADASRKDYAVECGSQDGYEVMRINNTFVRLEPFARSYVNAEVACRFGAFLDAFAPEIVHFHHLMYLSTSCIDEAVRRHIPMVMTLHDYWLICQRGRFLKPDLSVCPGQSDEGCAQCFAHLLDRRVASAFQRLKPTLEKHVHLRDFLRRWQGKYAAWRPPPQSAVRQIHERMAHIRELCRAVSLFLAPSHFLRERFLAFGIPPEKMLFSECGLPPLVAPQTQRAPNPRRLIFGYIGVVDPVKGVHVLVEAFTQLRDTELRIYGGETQYAPYPDRKRFLAQLQSSPHIRMMGKYENSEVGRILSEVDVVVVPSIWYENAPLVIREAFLAGKPVVTAAFGGMQEWVRDGVNGLLFQPRDVVDLRNTLARFITDPTLVQRLSDEFPAVQSIDADARSLVEHYRVLVAQRL; encoded by the coding sequence TTGCCCCTACGAAGACGCCAGAAGGCACCAAACTGCACCACCACCCTCGCGGGTGAAACATGCAGCGAAAGCGAAGGCTTCGAGGAGGAACTCGACCTCCCTGTGCAGTCGCTCCGGCAGTATGAGGAGCTTTTGCCATGGTTGACGGACGGCGAACCTCTGCTTCAATATGGCGCTGACGATTTCGACGATTCTATTGATGAGCCAGCCGAATCAGGACTCACGAAATCTTCCTTATTACCGATGCGTATCGCTCAAGTCGTTCATGGATTACCTCCCGAGGCATTGGGAGGCACCGAGACCTATGTCGCCCACCTGGCGTACGCCTTAGCACACCAGGGGCATGCTGTTGGGGTGTTTACACGCGTTGCCGACGCCAGCCGGAAGGACTATGCCGTCGAGTGTGGATCGCAAGACGGCTATGAGGTGATGCGCATTAACAATACGTTTGTCCGACTGGAGCCGTTTGCGCGGAGCTATGTGAATGCCGAAGTGGCGTGTCGCTTCGGTGCCTTCCTCGATGCCTTCGCTCCAGAGATCGTGCATTTCCATCATCTCATGTACCTCTCGACCTCGTGTATCGACGAGGCGGTGCGACGCCACATTCCTATGGTCATGACGCTGCACGACTATTGGCTCATCTGTCAGCGGGGCCGGTTTCTGAAGCCCGACTTATCCGTGTGTCCCGGGCAGAGTGACGAAGGCTGCGCGCAATGTTTTGCGCATTTGCTCGATCGGCGGGTGGCCTCGGCGTTTCAACGCTTGAAGCCGACGTTGGAAAAGCATGTGCACCTGCGCGATTTCTTGCGTCGTTGGCAAGGGAAATATGCCGCTTGGCGTCCACCTCCTCAGTCTGCCGTGCGGCAAATTCACGAACGGATGGCGCATATCCGCGAGCTGTGTCGAGCGGTCTCGCTCTTTCTGGCTCCGTCGCATTTTCTGCGCGAACGGTTTCTGGCTTTCGGCATTCCACCGGAAAAGATGCTGTTCTCGGAGTGCGGTTTGCCTCCCTTGGTTGCGCCTCAAACCCAGCGCGCACCGAACCCGCGCCGGTTGATTTTCGGCTACATCGGCGTGGTCGATCCGGTGAAGGGGGTCCACGTGTTGGTCGAGGCGTTCACGCAACTCCGCGACACCGAGCTGCGCATCTACGGCGGGGAAACCCAGTATGCGCCGTATCCGGATCGCAAGCGGTTTCTCGCGCAATTGCAGTCCTCTCCGCACATTCGCATGATGGGCAAGTACGAGAACTCCGAGGTTGGACGCATTCTGAGCGAAGTCGATGTGGTCGTGGTGCCATCCATCTGGTACGAGAACGCGCCGCTGGTGATTCGCGAAGCGTTCCTGGCCGGGAAGCCGGTGGTGACCGCTGCGTTCGGTGGCATGCAGGAGTGGGTGCGGGATGGTGTCAACGGGTTGTTATTTCAGCCGCGCGATGTCGTCGATCTGCGCAACACACTGGCTCGGTTCATCACGGACCCTACTCTTGTGCAGCGACTCTCGGACGAATTTCCTGCTGTGCAATCTATCGACGCCGATGCCCGGTCGCTAGTCGAGCATTACCGTGTGCTGGTCGCGCAACGCCTATGA
- a CDS encoding glycosyltransferase family 2 protein: MIKVSVVILTWNSQDMVDACVSSLASGLALSPFEVIVVDNGSRDDTLAVVRSRHPEVRVLSNPSNRGVAPARNQGMRVACGEYVILLDDDTVVHAGAFDQLVAYMDAHADVGLCGPQLVDLDGSCQLSCRLFPTLPYKLLRRVPFSFARALMRKVEMADWDHATVRDVDYVIGACQAIRRSALAQIGLLDERIFYGPEDVDVCLRLQQAGWRVVYHPDAVVEHHERRMTRSALSSFSFLGRQHLRGLLYYFWKHGYWLSRRRLYARLPAQSAGYSATSPAAVGAPEVLHHDSLPVEAKS, encoded by the coding sequence ATGATCAAAGTTTCCGTGGTGATCTTAACCTGGAATTCGCAGGACATGGTGGATGCCTGTGTATCTTCCTTGGCGTCGGGGTTGGCGTTGTCCCCGTTCGAGGTCATCGTGGTGGATAATGGCTCGCGCGACGACACCTTGGCGGTGGTACGCTCGCGCCATCCCGAGGTGCGGGTGCTAAGCAATCCGAGCAATCGCGGCGTCGCGCCAGCGCGTAATCAAGGAATGCGCGTCGCGTGCGGAGAGTACGTGATTCTTTTGGACGACGACACCGTTGTGCACGCTGGCGCGTTTGATCAGTTGGTCGCTTATATGGACGCGCATGCAGATGTGGGACTGTGCGGTCCACAGCTTGTAGACCTAGACGGGAGCTGTCAGCTCTCGTGCCGCCTCTTCCCGACCTTGCCGTATAAACTCCTGCGCCGGGTGCCGTTCTCCTTTGCCCGTGCGCTGATGCGGAAGGTCGAGATGGCGGACTGGGATCATGCGACCGTGCGCGATGTCGATTACGTGATTGGTGCGTGCCAAGCGATTCGGCGCAGCGCCTTGGCACAGATTGGGCTGCTGGACGAACGCATTTTTTACGGCCCTGAGGATGTCGATGTATGTCTGCGGCTTCAGCAAGCCGGCTGGCGCGTGGTGTATCACCCGGACGCGGTGGTGGAGCACCACGAACGCCGCATGACGCGGTCGGCTCTCTCTTCCTTTTCTTTTCTCGGGCGTCAGCATCTGCGCGGACTGCTGTACTACTTCTGGAAGCATGGGTATTGGTTGTCCCGCCGCCGTTTGTATGCGCGTTTGCCGGCGCAGTCAGCCGGGTATTCTGCAACGAGTCCTGCTGCTGTTGGCGCTCCAGAGGTGCTCCATCATGATTCTCTACCGGTGGAAGCGAAATCGTAA
- a CDS encoding sugar transferase, with product MPRRTRSAQTILVLLVVADVLCVLGAYAGAFALRFAFPIPFTSHLIPLARLQDIQHPIAVLLVSQVALLYFFGFYDLQRPQPRTRLIARVVAALSIQLLAISAFYFFRGDLNLPRSVLVLLWMLNSAAVIVVRLWAGARLGQMRPLSILLVGAEEEVRTFLSTLSALRPFPELKVVGFVSLNGAGAPAGQLGTPWLGEAQQLSTILQQVRVDDVILLSPTTWKDAFVDQLLRMPGGESVARRPRVLVVPSVYDILVGRISSLRLHDMPLVEVVKNPREDMAFVVKGLLDRVIAGLLLVVSFPVLALAALAIKLTSLGPILFLQQRVGQGGKTFTLYKLRTMVPDAEAATGAVLAHAGDPRVTRVGRLLRESRIDEIPQLLNVLNGTMSLVGPRPERPEFVEEFEVSIPGYTERHQVKPGLTGLAQVNGEYDTTPEYKLKYDLAYIYNYSLWLDVRIMVESVKVMLTRRGI from the coding sequence GTGCCGCGACGTACGAGGAGTGCTCAGACGATCCTGGTCTTGCTGGTCGTCGCGGATGTGCTGTGCGTGCTCGGTGCCTATGCCGGTGCCTTCGCCTTGCGCTTTGCGTTCCCGATCCCTTTCACCTCGCATCTGATTCCCCTTGCTCGTCTCCAGGATATCCAGCATCCCATTGCGGTTTTGCTGGTCTCGCAAGTCGCGCTGCTGTACTTCTTCGGGTTCTACGATTTACAACGTCCACAGCCGCGCACGCGGTTGATTGCCCGGGTTGTCGCCGCTTTGAGCATCCAGCTCCTGGCCATCTCGGCTTTCTATTTCTTCCGTGGCGATTTGAACCTGCCACGGTCGGTCCTGGTCTTATTGTGGATGTTGAATTCCGCCGCTGTCATTGTCGTCCGCTTGTGGGCGGGTGCGCGGCTGGGGCAAATGCGTCCGCTCTCCATTCTACTGGTGGGAGCGGAAGAGGAGGTGCGGACCTTTCTGAGCACGCTCTCTGCTTTGCGTCCGTTTCCCGAACTCAAAGTCGTGGGGTTCGTTAGTTTGAATGGAGCCGGTGCTCCGGCGGGACAGTTGGGGACGCCCTGGCTCGGCGAAGCGCAGCAACTGAGCACTATTCTCCAGCAGGTGCGTGTTGATGATGTCATTCTGCTCTCGCCCACAACCTGGAAGGATGCTTTTGTGGATCAGCTCCTGCGTATGCCGGGTGGCGAGTCCGTGGCCAGACGTCCGCGGGTGCTGGTCGTGCCCTCGGTCTATGACATTCTCGTGGGGCGGATCTCCTCGTTACGGTTGCACGACATGCCGCTCGTTGAGGTGGTGAAAAATCCGCGCGAGGATATGGCGTTCGTCGTAAAAGGGTTGCTGGACCGTGTGATCGCCGGTCTCCTGTTGGTAGTGAGCTTTCCGGTGCTGGCGCTGGCGGCGCTGGCGATTAAGCTCACGTCGTTGGGTCCCATCTTGTTTCTGCAACAACGCGTCGGGCAGGGCGGAAAAACATTCACGCTGTACAAACTGCGGACCATGGTGCCGGATGCCGAAGCCGCGACCGGCGCGGTGCTGGCGCACGCGGGTGACCCACGGGTGACGAGAGTGGGACGGTTGTTGCGAGAGAGCCGCATTGACGAAATTCCGCAACTGCTCAACGTGCTCAACGGCACTATGAGCCTCGTAGGTCCACGGCCAGAACGTCCAGAGTTTGTGGAAGAGTTCGAGGTCTCCATTCCCGGCTATACCGAGCGTCATCAAGTCAAACCGGGGTTGACCGGGTTGGCGCAGGTCAACGGCGAGTACGACACCACACCCGAGTACAAACTCAAATACGACTTGGCTTATATCTACAACTATTCGTTGTGGTTGGACGTGCGGATCATGGTGGAATCGGTGAAGGTGATGCTGACCCGCCGGGGGATTTAG
- a CDS encoding DUF4258 domain-containing protein, producing MEIHTIQEQVRQGKYEISFQAEKERYAEDIALSDVETTILNGEILEDYPDDPRGESCLILGHAEGRSIHVVCGYTSTRSIRVITVYLPKQPKWQDERTRRAKGAPDA from the coding sequence ATGGAAATCCACACAATCCAGGAGCAAGTCAGACAGGGAAAGTATGAGATCAGCTTTCAGGCAGAAAAAGAGCGCTATGCTGAGGACATTGCCCTGTCTGATGTAGAGACGACCATTCTCAACGGAGAGATCTTGGAGGATTATCCCGATGACCCACGAGGGGAAAGTTGTCTGATTCTAGGCCACGCCGAAGGACGGTCGATTCATGTGGTCTGTGGCTACACTTCCACTCGATCCATCCGGGTCATTACGGTGTATCTCCCTAAACAGCCCAAATGGCAAGATGAGCGGACGAGAAGAGCGAAAGGAGCGCCCGATGCATGA
- a CDS encoding type II toxin-antitoxin system MqsA family antitoxin, whose product MHDYGDCSFCGGEVKEEVAELDYRYKRTLYVFREVPVGVCQQCGEKYLVAGTAKVIEHEIRTRKEWSETVSVPVTTFSNIDVAEAKEPTLREQHSK is encoded by the coding sequence ATGCATGATTATGGAGACTGTTCATTTTGTGGCGGGGAGGTCAAGGAAGAGGTAGCGGAACTGGACTATCGCTACAAAAGGACCTTGTATGTCTTCCGTGAGGTTCCGGTTGGAGTCTGTCAGCAGTGTGGCGAGAAATATCTCGTAGCCGGCACGGCCAAAGTCATTGAGCATGAGATTCGGACCCGGAAGGAATGGAGCGAGACGGTCTCAGTACCAGTGACAACGTTCAGCAACATCGACGTTGCTGAAGCCAAGGAACCGACTTTGAGGGAGCAGCACTCGAAATGA